A region from the Algoriphagus machipongonensis genome encodes:
- a CDS encoding T9SS C-terminal target domain-containing protein, with protein MKTFPSRFFLFIPILFLWTSIFSQAQTTVNFNDYDINETFPGLSHIEGELEFEVVLGPGGVCTNCIGVDIDEGKDGTTGLDDANLEEFGIVSWKISKADNSSFQFLSFWIQHRGLGSTSGTIKAFKGGVQVGSTVNINFDSQTAGLKSFASNPDFYDVDEVLIEASDFYVILDDVTYGAPFVVGDADPAEVTGINLVGAPLTTATSVDYTVTFSKNAKNVTSDDFELTTVGTIGTIGAVTGSGDTYNVNITGINGEGTIRLDLKAGTDITNDDDVDGTAAYTSGQLHYVGECFVETFETETNEATTFSGNGLNFTLGTGLQIAIRSGFGAGPSNGYIANNFTAGSFSVSSATEFTMKTIDLFLSDQTNGNNPTATGTLVIVGKKGGVDQFTITKSSGFPTTAAVNNGYFTIDFATDGAANYRDTNVDELVFTISGGFTELAIDNMNFCEAAPDVDTDAPAVNSILKVGNPISTSTAVDFQVTFDENANNVTTDDFELIKTGTATGAITGISGSGSAYTLNVTGISGEGAIQVKLLPGTDIADDLGNTPPFEYVNGELHLVGACYIENFETFLDGVTAFTSNGVDFTLGGNWAVNIRNGYGINSSDNYIENTGAGTYTIDNSEPVRYNQIAFFLSSEVGSNINPTNDGTLTIRGVRNGATEYTITKSTAFPTDFSSNNGFFYIDFATEGGSDNSGTYVDGLEIEIGGSFVYLAVDNLQFCKDFEAPTGYSVTIDQDPITVANSSAISFTFSGAELDATYNYTFSTSGGATTVVGSGTIATATDQITGIDVSSLEVGTITLSVNLTDLSGNTGDPATDTSIKLFNNAPTANAPTAPVVNEDISVDLADDIHITDSDGDDQTVTFTITGGTLTIGTTDITFGGSGNGSASFTAAGTLAAINTALDAATFSPALNLSGAGVGSISFVSNDGAVDSNTASVTFDIEAINDAPEFTEIARRINYTEGGVPANFADGGGLPLIDVDNDNILEATIDNSQNSRLGDQFTVNAPGPYTVSTVGDVITLTGNGTVAQMISAIESIDYINTTDDPSDTPFGEKRVYIKVKDASNTWSNNLIMGIGIYAVNDDPTFTGLPTDISVQDGIASNIDLSAATFGDVDSGSGDVVLSFLASTGSLSATSGNGVVVSSLGPGTMSLTGTEGAIESFLNTPSNIKYINGVGSTGDNAATLSISGNDNGNTGTGGGISVIFGSINIDVVTIPTVTSVTVPSNATYIAGQNLDFTINFSESVIVNTAAGTPELSLTIGSTERQAVFQSGSGSGALLFRYTVQPGELDNDGIAVGTLSANGGTLEGAVGNNANLTLNSVGSTTAVLVDAVAPSGYSVSIDQDPITPSNSSNVSFTFAAAESGSTYNYTFASSGGGTPVTGSGTIVTPFDQITGIDLSGLGDGTITLAASLEDEYGNEGSAATDTKIKTSNINFSVDDPIITEGNSGSSNLTFTVSLSQLAPPGGATVDYATSNGTATAGSDYTAASGTVFFATGESSKTVNISISGDETVELDETFTITLSNPTGTGVVIGDASGIGTITNDDQATVTIADVSVDENSGTAIITVIVDKAVDGGFDVDVSTADGTATTADADYTAVASQTLTFAGTAGESETFSIPLGSDTKVELDETVSISMGGLSPVIVDAADIDIADDAILTINNDDQATISIADVSGNEDDGAITVTATLDLAVQGGFTVNVSSLDGTAIAGVDYTSVLGSLIFAGTAGETQSFNVTPIADGVVEADETVLISMSGLSPTFVSASDIDITEEATVTILNDDVDAPSTPDLAASSDSGISDTDNITNDLTPTFTGTALANSTVNLSSDLDGYLGSAAVDGLGNWSFTAAVNVSTGIHSITATATDPKDNDSPPSGALSVTIDTTSPTGYELKPIGLNGQPAINTMNENDVTVNVQRLPESVLTAHYVFTSDGGGTPVQDTRSTAPFGLEISFIGNDVSGLGDGLVTLTFYMTDRAGNPGPSLSVNALKDTSVPSGYSVGWDDLIINASEASNTSFTIFNGEVGATAEYSIASSGDGYTALITGSIVLGNTVESIQTDVSSLADGTLLVEVSLTDAANNPGSPVSDNSAILDRTPPSAPSTPDLATSSDSGISDSDNITNDLTPTFNGTALANRTVTVISDVDGVLGTTSADGSGNWSFTAGSNVSIGVHLITVTQSDLAGNNSPASSGLMVTFDTQAPAPILINGLALQLDNNGLSPTITPGDLLAVPISDDYSASGDILLSLDKTSFDCSNVGSNSVTVTATDEAGNSGSEDTNVLVQDVIAPAIQAKSSVTLNVDAFGTVELTVGMVDEGSTDNCGIQSQVFSKSIFDRNDEGLNNITYTVTDVNGNDAQVNIEVTIVVVPKVLNIVTDPGQSKVYGETDPVFTYTATGFEGGDDETILTGALSRAAGENVGSYAINQGTLDAGPNYTINFTPVDFEITPATLDVTADAGQTKVYGDADPVFTYQVTGYQNGDDSGTLSGALTRDAGENVGTYPIIQGTLDAGPNYTINYTSADFEITPAILDVTANVGQSKVYGEADPVFTYMASGFKNGDTDALISGTLIRVAGEDVGMYAIQPGTIEAGSNYTINFTSADFEITPANLDITADAGQSKVYGNADPVFTYQVSGYQNGDDASILTGALARAAGEDVGSYAINLGTLSAGANYTITYTGTNFTITPRTLSITANPNQAKVYGSADPVFAYTASNFGNGDNMSILTGALSRVPGENVGMYAITLGTLDAGANYTINFISADFEIAEKVLNVTADPGQGKVFGTADPVLTYQVTGFENGDDASILTGALARAVGENVGSYAINLGSLDAGANYAINYTGANFLITKATITGITFADGTFVYDGTEKSLTISGTLPAGTSVAYTNNGRTDVGTQEVTATITGSNYNTLLLNADLTITPAAIGDVTLEDGSFVYDGTEKSLMISGTLPDGASVAYTNNARTNVGTQEVLATISGSNFNEVILTADLSITPATLMVMADEGQSKEVGMLDPELTFEATGFKGTDTEAILTGMLSRESGEEVGSYAINQGSLSAGMNYDIDFTGADFMITEEPNVDTDGDGVPDKVEEEQGTDPTDPMDYLDEDVDDVPDYVEEQQGTDPTNPGDYLDSDGDDVPDYVEEQMGTDPNNAEDFPDMDEDGIPDYVTERSITEFVAQSMEVIWGTMEEDLKVPTEVVLITSQGEFINLPVTWDLTGYEPMSSGSSDFNGSVDIPSGIFNPSDLTPVLTITVLDKPAPLDVSLSENSFIGIPDQFFQEIGAFTVLDPSDDVHTLTLPEGVQDNEFFEVIDGILFWSSAEQAQGRTDFTILLRVEDRGGNVIQKSFTITRLRTPLDQLELTNTFTPNNDGVNDTWGVPALRYYQGVRISIMEVGGNRVFYTENPDMRWDGTFDGKDMPVGAYFWIIEVEETGEVRRGVLNLLRQ; from the coding sequence ATGAAGACTTTTCCGTCAAGGTTTTTCTTGTTCATCCCTATTCTGTTTTTATGGACAAGTATTTTTAGTCAAGCCCAAACCACAGTTAATTTTAATGATTACGATATAAATGAAACCTTTCCCGGACTTTCGCATATTGAGGGAGAATTAGAGTTTGAAGTGGTTTTAGGCCCAGGTGGGGTTTGTACAAATTGTATTGGCGTTGATATTGATGAAGGTAAAGATGGCACCACAGGGCTAGATGATGCTAACCTTGAGGAGTTTGGAATTGTATCTTGGAAAATTTCCAAAGCAGATAATTCTTCATTTCAATTTTTGAGCTTTTGGATACAACATAGAGGACTCGGCTCAACTTCGGGAACAATCAAAGCATTTAAAGGTGGTGTCCAAGTAGGAAGTACAGTCAATATTAACTTTGATAGTCAAACAGCAGGGTTAAAATCTTTTGCCTCCAACCCTGATTTTTATGATGTGGACGAGGTGTTGATAGAGGCCTCAGATTTTTATGTTATTTTAGATGATGTCACCTATGGAGCCCCATTCGTAGTGGGTGATGCGGACCCGGCAGAAGTAACTGGAATTAATTTGGTTGGAGCACCATTGACTACTGCTACTTCCGTTGATTATACGGTCACTTTTTCTAAAAATGCAAAAAATGTTACTTCAGATGACTTTGAATTGACCACGGTAGGTACTATTGGTACAATAGGGGCAGTTACTGGATCGGGAGATACTTACAATGTCAATATTACTGGAATTAATGGGGAAGGGACCATCCGCTTGGATTTAAAGGCTGGAACTGATATTACCAATGATGATGATGTCGACGGAACTGCGGCCTACACTAGCGGGCAACTTCATTACGTAGGCGAGTGCTTTGTAGAGACTTTTGAAACTGAAACCAATGAGGCCACCACTTTTAGTGGAAACGGTCTGAACTTCACATTAGGCACCGGTCTTCAAATCGCAATAAGATCTGGCTTTGGCGCAGGTCCTTCTAATGGATATATCGCCAATAACTTTACAGCGGGCTCTTTTTCAGTTTCCAGTGCTACAGAGTTTACCATGAAGACGATCGATTTATTCCTTTCAGATCAAACAAATGGAAACAACCCCACAGCAACTGGAACTTTGGTCATCGTAGGTAAAAAGGGAGGAGTTGATCAATTTACCATTACGAAGTCCTCTGGCTTTCCGACTACTGCTGCAGTAAATAATGGATATTTTACCATAGACTTTGCTACCGATGGCGCTGCTAATTATAGGGATACCAATGTGGACGAATTGGTGTTTACGATTAGTGGAGGATTTACTGAGCTTGCGATCGATAATATGAATTTCTGTGAGGCGGCTCCAGATGTGGATACAGATGCCCCGGCAGTGAACAGTATTTTAAAAGTTGGAAACCCAATTTCCACTTCTACTGCTGTAGATTTCCAGGTGACCTTTGATGAAAATGCCAATAATGTAACCACTGATGATTTTGAGTTAATTAAAACAGGAACCGCAACCGGTGCAATCACAGGGATTAGTGGTTCAGGTTCAGCTTATACCTTGAATGTGACAGGTATTTCAGGAGAAGGCGCTATTCAAGTAAAACTTTTGCCTGGAACTGATATCGCAGATGATTTAGGCAACACTCCTCCTTTCGAGTATGTCAATGGTGAGCTTCATTTAGTAGGGGCTTGTTACATCGAGAATTTTGAGACATTCTTGGATGGAGTTACAGCATTCACCTCTAATGGAGTGGACTTTACTTTAGGTGGAAACTGGGCCGTGAATATCAGAAATGGCTATGGTATCAATAGCTCTGACAATTATATTGAAAACACAGGCGCTGGAACTTATACCATAGATAATAGTGAACCAGTAAGATATAATCAAATCGCATTCTTCTTATCTTCAGAAGTAGGATCCAATATAAATCCTACCAATGATGGAACCCTGACCATTCGTGGAGTAAGAAATGGGGCCACAGAATATACCATTACCAAGTCTACTGCTTTCCCGACTGATTTCTCCTCTAACAATGGATTCTTCTATATAGATTTTGCTACTGAAGGAGGTTCTGATAATTCTGGAACCTATGTAGATGGTCTGGAAATCGAAATAGGAGGCAGTTTTGTTTATTTGGCAGTGGATAATCTTCAGTTTTGTAAAGATTTTGAAGCGCCTACCGGATACTCCGTCACCATAGATCAAGATCCTATAACAGTTGCCAACTCGTCCGCCATCAGCTTTACTTTTTCTGGTGCTGAACTGGATGCCACCTATAATTATACTTTTTCTACTTCAGGTGGTGCGACCACCGTGGTAGGAAGTGGAACAATTGCTACTGCTACTGATCAAATAACCGGAATTGACGTGAGTAGTTTGGAAGTAGGAACGATCACATTATCTGTTAACTTAACGGATCTTTCGGGGAATACAGGAGATCCCGCAACAGATACATCCATTAAATTATTTAATAATGCCCCTACAGCTAATGCGCCGACGGCTCCTGTAGTCAACGAGGATATTTCCGTGGACCTTGCTGATGATATTCATATTACAGATTCAGACGGAGATGATCAGACTGTGACATTCACAATCACTGGGGGAACTCTTACTATTGGTACTACAGACATCACATTTGGGGGATCAGGAAATGGGTCCGCCAGCTTTACTGCAGCAGGTACTTTAGCAGCTATAAATACAGCACTGGATGCAGCAACTTTTTCTCCTGCTCTTAATTTATCTGGTGCAGGGGTAGGTTCAATTAGTTTTGTCTCTAATGACGGCGCAGTAGATTCCAATACTGCCTCTGTGACTTTTGATATTGAAGCGATTAATGACGCTCCGGAGTTCACAGAAATAGCTAGAAGAATAAACTATACCGAAGGTGGAGTACCTGCTAATTTTGCTGATGGAGGAGGTCTTCCTTTGATTGACGTCGATAACGACAATATTTTAGAAGCCACTATAGATAATAGTCAAAATTCTAGACTTGGTGATCAGTTTACAGTAAACGCCCCTGGACCGTATACTGTCTCTACAGTGGGCGATGTTATTACACTTACAGGAAATGGAACCGTGGCTCAAATGATTTCTGCTATAGAATCCATAGACTATATCAATACTACTGATGATCCTTCTGATACCCCTTTTGGAGAAAAAAGAGTATATATTAAAGTGAAAGATGCTTCAAATACCTGGTCGAATAATTTGATTATGGGTATCGGTATTTATGCAGTGAACGATGACCCAACCTTCACAGGCTTACCGACGGATATTTCTGTTCAGGACGGAATTGCAAGCAATATTGATCTATCCGCTGCTACTTTCGGAGATGTGGATTCCGGCTCAGGTGATGTAGTCTTGTCTTTCTTGGCTAGCACTGGTTCCCTATCAGCTACTAGTGGAAATGGAGTTGTTGTTTCTTCTCTTGGGCCTGGAACCATGAGTTTGACTGGAACTGAAGGAGCAATTGAATCTTTCCTAAATACTCCTTCAAATATCAAATACATCAATGGGGTGGGATCTACAGGAGATAATGCGGCTACCTTGAGCATTTCTGGTAATGACAATGGAAATACAGGAACTGGGGGAGGTATAAGCGTAATATTTGGATCTATAAATATTGATGTGGTGACTATACCAACGGTTACTTCAGTGACAGTTCCTTCAAATGCAACATATATTGCTGGTCAAAACCTTGATTTCACGATTAACTTCAGTGAGAGCGTAATTGTAAATACAGCTGCAGGTACTCCTGAGCTTAGTTTGACGATTGGATCTACGGAACGACAGGCAGTTTTCCAAAGTGGCTCAGGTTCGGGTGCTTTGCTGTTCCGCTATACAGTACAACCAGGCGAGCTGGATAACGATGGAATAGCAGTAGGGACACTTTCGGCTAACGGCGGAACGCTAGAAGGCGCGGTTGGGAATAATGCCAATCTTACATTAAATAGCGTGGGTTCAACAACTGCGGTATTGGTAGATGCGGTTGCTCCTTCCGGTTATTCCGTATCGATAGATCAGGATCCAATTACCCCATCCAATTCATCCAATGTCAGTTTTACCTTTGCTGCGGCAGAGAGTGGGTCTACTTATAATTATACTTTTGCTAGTAGCGGAGGAGGGACGCCTGTTACCGGTTCTGGAACCATAGTAACTCCTTTTGATCAAATCACAGGAATTGATTTAAGCGGATTAGGGGATGGTACGATTACACTAGCTGCTTCTCTGGAAGATGAATATGGAAATGAAGGTTCTGCTGCCACTGATACAAAAATCAAAACATCAAATATTAACTTCTCTGTTGACGACCCTATTATAACAGAAGGTAACTCGGGTTCAAGCAACCTTACATTTACCGTTTCACTATCGCAACTAGCACCACCAGGCGGAGCTACTGTCGACTATGCCACTTCCAATGGAACGGCAACGGCCGGATCAGATTATACAGCAGCAAGTGGTACTGTATTTTTTGCAACAGGGGAAAGCAGTAAGACGGTTAATATCAGCATTTCTGGTGATGAAACTGTAGAACTTGATGAGACCTTCACTATTACACTGTCTAATCCAACAGGAACCGGAGTGGTCATAGGAGATGCCAGCGGTATAGGAACTATAACTAACGATGATCAAGCAACAGTTACCATTGCTGATGTTTCTGTTGATGAAAATAGTGGAACAGCAATTATTACAGTTATTGTAGATAAAGCAGTAGATGGAGGTTTTGATGTGGATGTAAGTACTGCTGATGGAACTGCCACAACTGCTGACGCAGATTATACAGCTGTGGCATCCCAAACTCTCACTTTTGCTGGTACGGCTGGGGAGTCGGAGACTTTTAGCATTCCGCTTGGTAGTGATACCAAAGTGGAATTAGATGAGACTGTATCTATCAGTATGGGTGGTTTAAGTCCAGTTATTGTGGATGCTGCGGACATAGATATTGCTGATGATGCAATCCTAACAATCAATAACGATGACCAAGCAACAATATCTATTGCCGATGTCAGTGGAAATGAAGATGATGGTGCCATTACAGTTACCGCAACATTAGATTTAGCTGTTCAAGGAGGATTTACAGTGAATGTCAGTTCATTGGATGGAACGGCAATAGCTGGCGTTGATTATACTTCTGTTTTGGGCAGTCTGATCTTTGCTGGAACAGCTGGAGAAACTCAGTCATTTAATGTTACTCCGATAGCTGATGGCGTTGTTGAGGCTGATGAAACCGTGCTTATATCCATGAGTGGTCTATCTCCTACTTTTGTTTCGGCAAGTGATATAGATATTACTGAAGAGGCTACCGTTACGATTTTAAATGATGATGTCGACGCACCAAGTACTCCGGACCTAGCGGCTTCTAGTGACTCGGGAATCAGTGATACGGATAATATTACGAATGATTTAACACCGACATTTACAGGGACTGCATTGGCAAATAGTACCGTTAATCTTAGCAGTGACCTAGACGGTTATTTGGGTAGCGCAGCAGTTGATGGATTGGGTAATTGGTCCTTTACTGCTGCTGTTAATGTTTCTACAGGAATCCATTCCATCACTGCAACAGCAACTGACCCTAAAGACAATGACAGTCCTCCATCAGGAGCGTTATCTGTCACAATTGATACTACTTCTCCAACCGGATATGAATTAAAACCGATTGGATTAAATGGACAACCAGCTATCAATACAATGAATGAGAATGATGTAACTGTTAACGTTCAGCGACTTCCAGAATCTGTACTTACAGCTCATTATGTTTTCACGAGTGATGGTGGTGGGACTCCTGTCCAGGATACTAGATCAACCGCTCCTTTTGGTCTTGAAATATCTTTTATAGGAAATGACGTTTCAGGTTTAGGGGATGGCTTGGTTACTTTGACATTTTATATGACTGATAGAGCTGGAAACCCAGGTCCAAGTTTGTCTGTGAATGCTTTAAAGGATACTAGTGTTCCATCAGGATATTCAGTTGGTTGGGATGATTTAATTATTAATGCGAGTGAGGCTAGCAATACTTCATTTACTATATTTAATGGTGAAGTTGGAGCTACAGCTGAATATTCTATAGCTAGTAGTGGAGATGGATACACCGCCTTGATTACGGGCTCCATTGTTTTAGGTAATACTGTGGAGTCAATTCAAACAGATGTTAGCTCATTAGCGGATGGCACTCTTTTAGTTGAGGTGAGTTTAACAGATGCTGCTAATAACCCAGGTTCTCCGGTTTCGGATAATTCGGCTATTCTAGATCGAACTCCACCTTCCGCCCCTTCTACTCCGGACTTAGCAACTTCCAGTGATTCTGGAATCAGTGATTCAGATAATATTACAAATGATTTAACTCCGACATTTAACGGAACGGCTTTAGCAAATAGGACAGTCACCGTGATCAGTGATGTGGATGGGGTATTGGGTACCACTTCGGCAGATGGATCGGGTAATTGGAGCTTTACCGCAGGAAGCAATGTTTCCATAGGTGTTCACCTCATTACTGTTACCCAATCTGACTTGGCAGGCAATAACAGTCCTGCCTCTAGTGGTTTGATGGTTACATTTGATACCCAGGCTCCAGCACCAATTTTAATTAATGGTTTGGCACTTCAATTGGATAATAATGGACTTTCTCCAACGATTACTCCTGGTGATCTTCTGGCAGTTCCAATATCTGATGATTATTCAGCATCGGGAGATATTCTGTTGAGTTTGGATAAAACAAGCTTTGATTGTTCCAATGTTGGTAGCAACTCTGTCACTGTGACTGCAACAGATGAAGCGGGGAATTCTGGTTCCGAAGATACAAATGTGTTGGTTCAAGATGTTATTGCTCCAGCCATCCAAGCTAAGTCATCTGTCACTTTAAATGTGGATGCGTTTGGAACGGTTGAACTGACTGTAGGAATGGTTGATGAAGGTTCTACAGATAATTGTGGAATTCAATCTCAGGTATTTAGTAAATCTATCTTTGACAGAAATGACGAAGGTTTAAATAACATTACTTATACCGTTACAGACGTCAATGGCAATGATGCACAGGTGAATATAGAGGTGACCATCGTGGTGGTACCGAAGGTATTGAATATTGTGACTGACCCAGGTCAATCGAAAGTCTATGGTGAAACAGATCCGGTATTTACTTATACCGCAACTGGCTTTGAAGGAGGGGATGATGAAACCATCCTAACCGGGGCTCTTTCACGAGCAGCTGGAGAAAATGTAGGAAGCTATGCAATCAACCAAGGTACTTTGGATGCAGGTCCAAACTATACGATCAACTTCACTCCAGTAGATTTTGAGATCACACCTGCTACCTTGGATGTTACGGCAGATGCAGGACAAACCAAAGTTTATGGGGATGCTGATCCGGTATTTACTTATCAAGTAACTGGTTATCAAAACGGAGATGATTCGGGAACCCTTTCAGGAGCCTTGACTCGAGATGCAGGAGAAAATGTAGGTACATACCCAATCATTCAGGGAACACTGGATGCGGGTCCAAACTATACGATCAACTATACCAGTGCTGACTTTGAGATCACTCCAGCTATTTTGGACGTCACAGCAAATGTAGGACAGTCCAAGGTGTATGGAGAAGCTGATCCAGTATTCACTTATATGGCTTCAGGCTTTAAGAATGGTGATACTGATGCCTTGATTTCTGGTACTTTAATCAGAGTAGCAGGGGAAGATGTAGGAATGTATGCTATCCAGCCGGGAACCATTGAGGCAGGATCCAATTATACAATCAACTTCACTTCAGCTGATTTCGAGATCACACCAGCAAACTTGGATATCACCGCAGATGCGGGACAGAGCAAAGTGTATGGAAATGCCGATCCGGTATTTACTTATCAGGTAAGTGGCTATCAAAACGGAGATGATGCGAGTATTCTTACAGGAGCTCTAGCCAGAGCGGCAGGAGAGGATGTAGGAAGTTATGCAATCAACTTGGGTACTCTAAGTGCTGGAGCCAATTATACCATCACCTATACTGGTACAAACTTTACCATTACTCCTAGAACACTGAGCATCACAGCTAATCCGAATCAGGCGAAAGTATATGGTTCAGCAGATCCTGTATTCGCATATACTGCTTCTAACTTTGGAAATGGAGATAATATGTCGATTCTTACTGGAGCGCTTAGCAGAGTTCCAGGAGAAAATGTTGGAATGTATGCAATTACTTTGGGTACTTTGGATGCGGGTGCAAACTATACGATCAACTTCATTTCGGCTGATTTTGAGATTGCAGAGAAGGTATTGAATGTGACAGCGGATCCAGGTCAGGGTAAAGTCTTTGGAACAGCTGATCCGGTATTGACCTATCAGGTGACTGGCTTCGAAAATGGAGATGATGCAAGTATTCTCACAGGTGCTCTAGCAAGAGCGGTAGGTGAGAATGTGGGAAGCTATGCGATTAATCTAGGAAGTCTGGATGCAGGTGCCAACTATGCGATCAACTACACGGGAGCTAATTTCCTAATAACCAAAGCCACCATCACAGGAATCACATTTGCAGATGGAACCTTTGTATATGATGGTACAGAGAAGAGTCTGACCATATCAGGTACCCTACCTGCCGGGACTTCAGTCGCCTATACTAACAATGGTAGAACCGATGTAGGAACTCAGGAAGTAACGGCAACGATTACAGGATCTAATTACAATACATTGCTATTGAATGCAGATCTGACAATCACACCTGCAGCGATCGGGGATGTGACATTAGAAGATGGAAGTTTTGTTTACGATGGAACAGAGAAGAGTCTGATGATATCAGGAACTCTTCCTGATGGGGCTTCAGTGGCTTATACTAACAATGCTAGAACTAATGTTGGAACTCAGGAGGTATTAGCCACTATTAGCGGTTCCAACTTTAACGAGGTGATCCTGACAGCTGATTTAAGTATTACGCCAGCTACTTTGATGGTGATGGCAGACGAAGGTCAAAGTAAAGAAGTCGGTATGTTGGATCCTGAATTGACCTTTGAGGCCACAGGATTTAAAGGAACAGATACTGAGGCTATTTTGACAGGTATGTTGTCAAGAGAATCTGGAGAAGAAGTTGGAAGCTATGCAATCAATCAAGGTAGCCTAAGTGCAGGAATGAATTATGACATTGACTTCACTGGGGCAGACTTTATGATTACAGAGGAGCCAAATGTTGATACTGATGGTGATGGTGTTCCTGATAAAGTAGAAGAAGAACAAGGTACAGACCCTACAGATCCTATGGATTATCTGGATGAAGATGTAGATGATGTACCGGATTATGTAGAGGAGCAACAGGGCACAGATCCGACAAATCCAGGAGATTATCTGGATTCAGACGGAGATGATGTTCCTGATTATGTGGAAGAGCAAATGGGAACAGATCCAAATAATGCCGAGGACTTCCCAGATATGGATGAAGATGGTATACCAGATTATGTGACCGAAAGATCTATTACTGAGTTTGTCGCTCAAAGTATGGAAGTGATTTGGGGTACCATGGAAGAAGACTTGAAGGTTCCAACCGAAGTTGTGTTGATCACATCTCAAGGAGAATTCATCAATCTTCCTGTGACTTGGGATCTGACAGGATATGAGCCTATGAGTTCTGGAAGTTCAGATTTTAATGGATCAGTAGATATTCCATCAGGCATCTTTAATCCTTCTGACTTAACACCAGTCTTGACGATTACAGTTCTTGATAAGCCAGCGCCATTAGATGTTTCATTAAGTGAGAATAGCTTCATTGGAATACCAGATCAATTCTTCCAAGAAATTGGAGCCTTTACTGTTCTGGATCCTTCCGATGATGTTCATACCCTGACGCTTCCAGAAGGAGTACAGGACAATGAGTTCTTCGAGGTGATCGATGGAATATTATTCTGGAGCAGTGCAGAGCAGGCACAGGGAAGAACGGACTTCACGATCCTATTGAGAGTAGAAGACCGAGGGGGCAATGTGATTCAGAAGTCCTTTACCATTACCAGACTAAGGACTCCATTGGATCAACTGGAATTGACCAATACCTTCACACCTAACAATGACGGGGTGAACGATACCTGGGGAGTTCCGGCCTTGAGATATTATCAGGGAGTAAGAATTTCCATCATGGAAGTTGGAGGCAACAGAGTATTCTACACTGAGAATCCGGACATGCGTTGGGATGGTACATTTGATGGTAAGGATATGCCGGTCGGTGCTTACTTCTGGATCATCGAAGTGGAAGAAACCGGAGAGGTAAGAAGAGGGGTATTGAACCTTTTGAGACAATAA